A genomic stretch from Cygnus atratus isolate AKBS03 ecotype Queensland, Australia chromosome 27, CAtr_DNAZoo_HiC_assembly, whole genome shotgun sequence includes:
- the SLC39A14 gene encoding metal cation symporter ZIP14 encodes MTRIANLRGCCLLALLCLLPAPRARAGGDAAAPPALSAASFLQDLLRRYGESETLSLKQLKALLNRLDVGVGHANASQPPQQRANLSRCFSSVELFAIHNLSEGSAVGRGEFKEFCPTILQQLESGACAAENLENEENEQTEESRPSSAEVWGYGFLCVTVISLCSLVGASVVPFMKKTFYKRLLLYFIALAIGTLYSNALFQLIPEAFGFNPQEDYYVSKSAVVFGGFYLFFFTEKILKMLLKQKDQHHHGHSHYSPEALPSKKDQEEGVTEKLQNGDLDHMIPHIASELECKSPPGDEKVVVGSLSVQDLQASQSACYWLKEVRYSDIGTLAWMITLSDGLHNFIDGLAIGASFTVSVFQGISTSVAILCEEFPHELGDFVILLNAGMTIRQALFFNFISACCCYVGLAFGIVAGSHFSANWIFALAGGMFLYIALADMFPEMNEVSREDEQNGSTLIAFAIQNAGLLTGFTIMVLLTMYSGQIQIG; translated from the exons ATGACCCGCATCGCAAACctgcggggctgctgcctgctcgcgctgctctgcctcctcccggccccgcgggcaCGGGCCGGCGGCGAtgccgcggccccgccggcgCTCTCGGCGGCCTCCTTCCTGCAGGACCTCCTGCGGCGCTACGGCGAGAGCGAAACCCTGAGCCTGAAGCAGCTCAAGGCCCTGCTGAACCGCCTGGACGTGGGAGTGGGGCATGCCAACGCCTCCCAGCCGCCGCAGCAGCGCGCCAACCTCTCCCGG tgcTTCAGCTCCGTGGAGCTTTTCGCCATCCACAACCTGAGCGAGGGCTCCGCCGTGGGGCGCGGCGAGTTCAAGGAGTTCTGCCCCAccatcctgcagcagctggagtcGGGGGCGTGCGCCGCGGAGAACCTGGAGAACGAGGAGAATGAGCAGACGGAGGAGAGCAGGCCCAGCTCGGCCGAAG TCTGGGGTTACGGTTTCCTCTGCGTCACCGTCATCTCCCTCTGCTCGCTGGTGGGAGCCAGCGTGGTGCCCTTCATGAAGAAGACCTTTTACAAGCGGCTGCTCCTCTACTTCATAGCTCTGGCGATTGGAACTCTCTACTCCAACGCCCTCTTCCAGCTCATTCCCGAG GCCTTTGGCTTCAACCCTCAAGAAGATTACTACGTTTCCAAATCCGCCGTGGTGTTCGGGGGCTTCTACCTCTTCTTCTTCACCGAGAAGATCCTGAAGATGCTCCTGAAGCAGAAGGACCAG CACCACCACGGGCACAGCCACTACAGCCCCGAGGCGCTGCCGTCCAAGAAGGACCAGGAGGAGGGGGTCACGGAGAAGCTGCAGAACGGGGACCTGGACCACATGATCCCGCACATCGCCAGCGAGCTGGAGTGCAAGAGCCCCCCCGGGGACGAGAAGGTCGTCGTGGGCTCCCTGTCTGTCCAG GACCTGCAGGCGTCCCAGAGCGCGTGCTACTGGCTGAAGGAGGTGCGGTACTCCGACATCGGCACGCTGGCGTGGATGATCACCCTGAGCGACGGCCTCCACAACTTCATCGACGGGCTGGCCATCGGCGCCTCCTTCACCGTCTCCGTCTTCCAAGGGATCAGCACCTCCGTGGCCATCCTCTGCGAGGAGTTCCCGCACGAGCTGG GGGACTTCGTCATCCTGCTGAACGCCGGGATGACCATCCGCCAGGCGCTCTTCTTCAACTTCATCTCGGCCTGCTGCTGCTACGTGGGCTTGGCCTTCGGCATCGTGGCCGGCAGCCACTTCTCTGCCAACTGGATCTTCGCTCTGGCCGGAGGGATGTTCCTCTACATCGCGCTGGCTGACATG TTCCCCGAAATGAACGAGGTGAGCCGGGAGGACGAGCAGAACGGCAGCACCTTGATCGCCTTCGCCATCCAGAACGCGGGGCTGCTGACGGGCTTCACCATCATGGTGCTGCTCACCATGTACTCTGGCCAGATCCAGATCGGGTAG
- the PIWIL2 gene encoding LOW QUALITY PROTEIN: piwi-like protein 2 (The sequence of the model RefSeq protein was modified relative to this genomic sequence to represent the inferred CDS: substituted 1 base at 1 genomic stop codon), translating to MAEGGSGDAGAPGSLRPGLPGARGLLGRRPAPPLSPGRLPSIRSRDLTLGGVKKASAREGKPHPQHNQQKIKEDKVHRPERMFAVKKEKKERDRDPQNAMGTARGRGRPEDHPFPLSIFDQGPPPKCWDGTGTPNPRSPPNRASRPGGSEEEPPTEDPPPATPKPARGAPWLPAVTIRGRLLQRLSLAAEDELLFLAARPHLRCPGQPAHEQDATRPSDGAADEEGQAFDGSLLYLPILLPQVRXLDLKAQRRADGEEVIITSRSPGLEPSSDLCIPFYTWCPQVSAAAALLSPSQPPEPKTRLSFSFLGDEDLGHEADRENFFDPSQAQPCWRITRLQIWPGYSVSIRRRDGGLFLQVDTVHKVIRSDSVLASMHAIYKQNAAGFQDECTKQLVGSVVITRYNNRTYRIDDIDWDKTPRDSFTLASGEEITFVDYYSKTYGITVRELDQPLLVHRPKEKRMPGRKMILLVPELTFLTGVTEIKKDSRMLKDVMREMLQSPQQHYECLCSLLRRIRESQEASHELMRWGLVLGQDIHRTQGRILPTERINLRHSSFFPAEDLNWSKEVSREASISTISMNYWLLVYPRRLQDLMKDLVAAMKSVCGPIGMHVNAPALVELKDDRIETYVKTIRSVLGSEDKVQLLLCITTKSKEDLYSAIKKLCCVQSPVPSQVINVQSLMGQSSKMRSIIQKVLLQINCKLGGELWGVDVPLKQLMVIGMDVSHGRGMRSVIGFVASINQVLTKWYSRVVFQMPQQEIADSLRLCLADALQHFHEMNHCLPKKIVVYRDGVSDGQLDTVVKYEVPQLQKCFDTFENYRPSMVVVVVQKQISTNFYTDTSERLASPPAGTVVDHTITSTDWQDFYLLAHRARQGCSIPTRYVCVLNTANLSAEHLQRLTFKLCHLYWNWPGTIRVPAPCKYAHRLAFLAGQVLHHEPAAQLCDRLFFL from the exons ATGGCGGAGGGCGGCTCGGGCGACGCGGGCGCTCCGGGCAGCCTGCGgccggggctcccgggggcacgggggctgctggggaggcgCCCGGCCCCCCCGCTCAGCCCCGGCCGCCTGCCCTCCATCCGCTCCCGGGACCTCACCCTGGGAGGCGTGAAGAAGGCAAGTGCCAGGGAGGG AAAACCTCACCCCCAACATAATCAGCAGAAGATCAAGGAAGATAAAGTGCATC GCCCAGAGAGGATGTTCGCCGtcaagaaggagaagaaggagcgGGACCGGGACCCGCAGAACGCGATGGGCacggcccggggccggggccggcccgaGGATCATCCATTCCCACTTTCCATCTTCGATCAGGGCCCCCCGCCGAAATG CtgggacgggacggggacaCCCAACCCCCGCTCCCCGCCCAACCGCGCCTCTCGCCCCGGTGGCAGTGAGGAAGAGCCGCCGACCGAGGACCCCCCGCCCGCCACCCCAAAACCGGCGCGGGGCGCCCCCTGGCTTCCCGCGGTGACAATCCGTGGCCGGCTGCTGCAGCGGCTGAGCCTGGCGGCCGAGGACGAGCTGCTGTTCCTCGCTGCCCGCCCACACTTGCGCTGCCCCGGGCAGCCGGCCCACGAGCAGGACGCCACACGCCCGTCAGACGGAGCTGCAGACGAGGAAGGGCAG GCCTTCGATGGCTCCCTCCTCTACCTGCCCATCCTGCTGCCCCAGGTACGTTAACTGGA CCTGAAGGCTCAGAGGAGGGCGGACGGGGAGGAGGTCATCATCACGTCCAGATCACCAGGTCTGGAGCCCAGCTCCGACCTCTGCATCCCCTTCTACACGTGGTGTCCGCAGGTGAGTGCAGCGGCCGCGCTCCTGAGCCCCAGCCAGCCTCCGGAGCCCAAAACCCGTctaagtttttcctttttaggtGATGAGGATCTTGGACATGAAGCTGATCGGGAGAACTTCTTTGACCCTTCTCAGGCCCAGCCATGTTGGCGCATTACAAG GCTGCAGATCTGGCCGGGGTACTCCGTCAGCATCCGCAGGAGGGACGGCGGGCTCTTCCTCCAGGTGGACACTGTCCACAAGGTGATCCGGAGCGACTCCGTCCTGGCTTCCAT GCACGCCATCTACAAGCAGAACGCCGCCGGCTTCCAGGACGAGTGCACCAAGCAGCTGGTGGGCAGCGTGGTCATCACCCGCTACAACAACCGCACCTACCGCATCGACGACATCGACTGGGACAAGACCCCCAGGGACAGCTTCACCTTGGCCAGCGGCGAGGAGATCACCTTCGTGGACTACTACAG caaAACGTACGGGATCACAGTGAGGGAGCTGGACCAGCCGCTGCTCGTTCACAGGCCCAAGGAGAAGAGGATGCCGGGGAGGAAG ATGATCCTGCTGGTGCCGGAGCTCACCTTCCTGACCGGCGTCACGGAGATCAAGAAGGACAGCCGGATGCTGAAG GACGTGATGCGCGAGAtgctgcagagcccccagcagcactaCGAGtgcctctgcagcctcctgcgCAGGATCCGGGAGAGCCAGGAGGCCTCGCACGAGCTCATGCGCTGGGGCCTGGTCCTGGGCCAGGACATCCACAGG ACCCAGGGACGGATCCTGCCCACGGAGAGGATCAACCTGCGGCACAGCTCCTTCTTCCCCGCCGAGGACCTGAACTGGAGCAAGGAGGTGTCGCGGGAGGCCTCCATCTCCACG ATCTCCATGAACTACTGGCTGCTCGTCTACCCGCGGCGCCTGCAGGACCTCATGAAGGACCTGGTGGCCGCCATGAAGAGCGTGTGCGGCCCCATCGGCATGCACGTCAACGCCCCCGCCCTGGTGGAGCTGAAGGACGACCGCATCGAGACCTACGTCAAGACGATCCGCAGCGTTTTGGGCAGCGAG GACaaggtgcagctgctgctctgcatcacCACCAAGAGCAAGGAGGATTTGTACAGCGCCATCAAGAAGCTGTGCTGCGTGCAGTCCCCGGTGCCCTCGCAG GTCATCAACGTGCAGTCCCTGATGGGCCAGTCCAGCAAGATGAGGAGCATCATCCAGAAGGTCCTGCTGCAGATTAACTGCAAGCTGGGCGGCGAGCTCTGGGGGGTCGACGTCCCCCTG aagCAGCTGATGGTCATCGGGATGGACGTCAGCCACGGCAGGGGGATGCGCTCCGTCATCGGCTTCGTCGCCAGCATCAACCA GGTCCTGACCAAGTGGTACTCGAGGGTGGTCTTCCAGATGCCCCAGCAGGAGATCGCCGACAGCCTGCGGCTCTGCCTGGCCGATGCCCTGCAGCACTTCCACGAG atGAACCACTGCCTGCCCAAAAAGATCGTGGTGTACCGGGACGGCGTGTCCGACGGGCAGCTGGACACGGTGGTCAAGTACGAGGTCCCgcagctgcagaaatgcttcGACACCTTCGAGAACTACCGGCCCagcatggtggtggtggtggtgcagaAGCAGATCAGCACCAACTTCTACACCGACACCTCGGAGAGGCTGGCGTCCCCCCCGGCGGGGACGGTCGTCGACCACACCATCACCAGCACGGACTG GCAGGATTTCTACCTGCTGGCTCACCGCGCCCgccagggctgcagcatccccacgCGCTACGTCTGCGTGCTGAACACGGCCAACCTCAGCGCCGAGCACCTGCAGAG GCTGACCTTCAAGCTGTGTCACCTCTACTGGAACTGGCCGGGCACCATCCGCGTGCCGGCGCCCTGCAAGTACGCGCACAGGCTGGCCTTCCTGGCGGGGCAGGTGCTGCACCACGAGCCGGCCGCCCAGCTCTGCGACAGGCTCTTCTTCCTCTGA